A single region of the Solwaraspora sp. WMMD406 genome encodes:
- a CDS encoding helix-turn-helix transcriptional regulator, translating to MRDGTGIGQSPAVARRRLRLALRRARESAGLTQSRVAESLDWSVSKVNRIEKGDVTVSTTDLRALLDLYGVTDSDRADGLVRDARTSRRRGWWDEPRYRDHLTPAMLQLLQLESEASAIRVFQPTLIPGILQTREYGEFVLNFWRSELPEADRTLRLEARLRRRRQVLDRPDPPVFQLVLDESVLWRTIGGPRVMAGQFAQLLRAMRRPNVRVRIVPFADAAIMAMLAPFTLLDFDADDTALLYREGILVDEVVHAAHRVDRHRGYFAHIWRAAHDEATSGRLIAERSAVLTAMTRS from the coding sequence GTGCGTGACGGTACCGGCATCGGACAGTCCCCGGCGGTGGCGCGCCGCCGACTCCGGCTCGCGCTGCGTCGGGCCCGGGAATCGGCTGGCCTCACCCAGAGCCGGGTCGCCGAGTCACTGGACTGGTCGGTGTCCAAGGTCAACCGGATCGAGAAGGGTGACGTCACGGTCTCCACCACCGACCTGCGGGCGTTGCTGGATCTGTACGGGGTGACCGACAGTGACCGCGCTGATGGGCTAGTGCGCGATGCCCGTACCTCGCGGCGCCGCGGTTGGTGGGACGAACCCCGATACCGGGACCATCTCACCCCGGCCATGTTGCAACTGCTGCAGCTGGAGAGCGAAGCCAGCGCGATCCGGGTGTTCCAGCCGACGCTGATCCCCGGCATCCTGCAGACCCGCGAGTACGGCGAGTTCGTGCTCAACTTCTGGCGTAGCGAACTGCCCGAGGCCGATCGGACGCTGCGGCTGGAGGCCCGGTTACGCCGACGCCGGCAGGTGCTGGACCGGCCGGATCCGCCGGTCTTCCAGCTGGTGCTGGACGAGTCCGTGCTGTGGCGCACCATCGGCGGGCCGCGCGTCATGGCCGGCCAGTTCGCCCAGCTGCTGCGGGCGATGCGTCGGCCCAACGTACGGGTCCGGATCGTTCCGTTCGCCGACGCGGCGATCATGGCGATGCTCGCGCCGTTCACGCTGCTCGACTTCGATGCCGACGACACGGCGTTGCTCTACCGGGAGGGCATCCTGGTGGACGAGGTCGTCCACGCCGCGCACCGCGTCGACCGGCATCGCGGCTATTTCGCGCACATCTGGCGGGCCGCGCACGACGAGGCCACCTCTGGCCGGCTGATCGCCGAACGGTCCGCCGTCCTGACCGCCATGACCCGCTCCTGA
- a CDS encoding DUF2784 domain-containing protein → MGYQLLTTVILVLHFGFLAYLAVGGFLAWRWPRTIWLHLLAAGWGVLVVAANLTCPLTAAEHWARRRSGQVGFDEGFVDRYLADVIYPEQYAWLARLVLALVVAVSWVGVLRAARRRHPRSSLRWRSSH, encoded by the coding sequence ATGGGCTATCAACTACTGACCACCGTCATCCTCGTACTGCACTTCGGGTTCCTGGCGTACCTGGCGGTCGGTGGCTTCCTGGCCTGGCGCTGGCCACGGACCATCTGGCTGCATTTACTCGCCGCCGGCTGGGGCGTGTTGGTCGTCGCCGCCAACCTGACCTGCCCGCTGACCGCCGCCGAGCACTGGGCCCGACGGCGGTCCGGGCAGGTCGGTTTCGACGAGGGCTTCGTCGACCGCTACCTGGCCGACGTCATCTATCCCGAGCAGTACGCCTGGCTGGCCCGGCTGGTGCTGGCCCTGGTCGTCGCCGTCTCCTGGGTCGGTGTGCTCAGGGCAGCCCGGCGACGGCATCCCCGAAGCTCGCTCCGGTGGCGATCGTCGCATTGA
- the thyX gene encoding FAD-dependent thymidylate synthase produces MPEIVSPQVKLIAWTHFEAPDDLDWSTDAEGGQALAEFAGRACYQSWRKPNPATATNAGYLRHILDSGHLSVLEHGSVTFYFTGVSRSLTHELIRHRHFSYSQLSQRYVPERDAAMVEPVVIAEDPELHKRFVAAAEASVRAYTELLEGLEQRFADVANPTLRRKQARQAARAVLPNATETRIVVTGNYRAWRHFIGMRATEHADVEIRELAVECLQQLQRVAPNVFADFVIDRLADGSEVAASPYTRQGE; encoded by the coding sequence ATGCCGGAGATCGTGTCGCCGCAGGTCAAGCTGATCGCCTGGACCCACTTCGAAGCCCCGGACGACCTCGACTGGTCCACCGACGCCGAGGGCGGTCAGGCGCTCGCCGAGTTCGCCGGTCGGGCCTGCTACCAGTCGTGGCGCAAACCCAACCCGGCGACCGCCACCAACGCCGGTTACCTGCGCCACATTCTCGACAGCGGTCACCTGTCGGTGCTCGAGCACGGCAGCGTCACCTTCTACTTCACCGGGGTGTCCCGCTCGCTCACCCACGAGCTCATCCGCCACCGGCACTTCTCCTACTCGCAGTTGTCCCAGCGGTACGTGCCCGAGCGGGACGCCGCGATGGTCGAGCCGGTGGTGATCGCCGAGGACCCCGAGCTGCACAAACGGTTCGTCGCCGCGGCCGAGGCCAGTGTGCGGGCGTACACCGAACTCCTCGAAGGGCTGGAACAGCGCTTCGCCGACGTGGCCAACCCCACCCTGCGGCGCAAGCAGGCCCGTCAGGCGGCCCGGGCGGTGCTGCCCAACGCGACCGAGACCCGGATCGTGGTCACCGGCAACTACCGGGCCTGGCGGCACTTCATCGGCATGCGCGCCACCGAACACGCCGACGTCGAGATCCGGGAGCTCGCTGTCGAGTGTCTGCAGCAGCTGCAGCGGGTCGCGCCGAACGTCTTCGCCGACTTCGTCATCGACCGGCTGGCCGACGGTAGCGAGGTCGCGGCCAGCCCGTACACCCGGCAAGGGGAGTAG
- a CDS encoding GNAT family N-acetyltransferase, producing MRQIRQETLEDAEAIATVHVRAWRAGYAGLIPADVLDRLNVAAWAQRRRDTGTADPDHPFRTVVAVRDNRIVGFSTFGPYRIDQDRDQLDPTYGEIVTMYVDPAHWGDGVGRELLAASVAGLAALGWGPVRLWVLAGNQRGRRFYERAGLRPDGERSVYQVPRLAGQAPVDLTELRYQARLDGGRLVAEPG from the coding sequence GTGCGACAAATCAGGCAGGAGACACTGGAGGACGCCGAGGCGATCGCCACCGTCCACGTCCGGGCCTGGCGGGCCGGATACGCCGGCCTCATCCCGGCGGACGTCCTCGACCGGCTCAACGTCGCCGCCTGGGCCCAGCGCCGCCGCGACACCGGTACCGCGGATCCGGACCACCCGTTCCGCACCGTCGTCGCCGTCCGGGACAACCGGATCGTCGGCTTCAGCACCTTCGGCCCCTACCGGATCGATCAGGACCGCGACCAACTCGACCCGACGTACGGCGAGATCGTGACCATGTACGTCGACCCGGCTCACTGGGGCGACGGCGTCGGCCGGGAACTGCTCGCCGCGTCGGTCGCCGGTCTCGCCGCGCTGGGCTGGGGTCCGGTACGGCTGTGGGTGCTGGCGGGCAACCAGCGCGGCCGACGCTTCTACGAACGGGCCGGGCTGCGGCCGGACGGTGAACGCAGCGTCTACCAGGTCCCTCGGCTAGCGGGACAGGCTCCGGTCGACCTCACCGAGTTGCGGTACCAGGCCCGGCTCGACGGTGGCCGGCTCGTCGCCGAGCCCGGCTGA
- a CDS encoding DUF397 domain-containing protein, producing MALRWRRSGRCDTNACVEVAVTASGGVVLRDSARADGPYLRFGSTSWRGFVRTVSAGGFADGEPGDPPGALGG from the coding sequence ATGGCGTTGCGATGGCGGCGCAGCGGCCGGTGTGACACCAACGCGTGCGTGGAGGTCGCCGTGACAGCGTCCGGAGGCGTCGTGCTGCGCGACTCGGCGCGGGCCGACGGCCCGTACCTGCGGTTCGGTTCGACCAGCTGGCGCGGCTTCGTGCGGACCGTGTCGGCCGGGGGGTTCGCCGACGGAGAGCCGGGTGATCCGCCTGGAGCCCTCGGCGGCTGA
- a CDS encoding crosslink repair DNA glycosylase YcaQ family protein, with translation MTALDSLSLAQARRIALAAQGFADPAPTGVPTRRHLRRVLDRVGLIQIDSVNVLRRAHYLPLYSRLGPYPTTLLDRAASQAPRELFEYWGHEASLIPVDRHPALRWRMAQARSDAWGGMRRIAVEQPDLVAWVRDEVRANGPLTAAEIEQDVPRPTGNWGWNWSAVKTALEYLFWSGEVTAARRTSSFARCYDVPERVLPPAVLAAPTPSPEQAYRELVEIAARSLGVASEPELRDYFRLPAAAVRPVVADLVAEGALRPVRVQHWRQPAYLHASARLPRWIRANTLVSPFDPLVWERARTERLFGLRYRIEIYVPAPQRVYGYYVLPFLQGDQLTALVDLKADRQAGVLRVPAVWAAPDGAADPGRTASALAQELIRLAGWLGLSGVAVPVAGDLAGPVAAALTVHG, from the coding sequence ATGACCGCCCTCGACAGTCTCTCCCTCGCCCAGGCCCGCCGGATCGCGCTGGCCGCCCAGGGTTTCGCCGACCCGGCGCCGACCGGCGTGCCGACCCGACGACACCTGCGTCGGGTTCTGGACCGGGTCGGGTTGATCCAGATCGACTCGGTCAACGTCCTGCGGCGTGCCCACTATCTGCCGCTCTACAGCCGGCTCGGACCCTATCCGACGACCCTGCTGGACCGCGCCGCCAGTCAGGCGCCACGGGAGCTGTTCGAATACTGGGGCCACGAGGCGTCGCTGATCCCGGTCGATCGGCACCCGGCACTGCGCTGGCGGATGGCGCAGGCCCGCAGCGACGCCTGGGGCGGGATGCGTCGGATCGCCGTCGAGCAACCCGACCTGGTCGCCTGGGTACGCGACGAGGTCCGCGCCAACGGGCCGCTGACCGCCGCCGAGATCGAGCAGGACGTGCCCCGGCCGACCGGCAACTGGGGCTGGAACTGGTCGGCGGTGAAGACCGCCCTGGAGTACCTGTTCTGGTCTGGCGAGGTCACCGCGGCCCGGCGGACCAGTTCGTTCGCCCGGTGCTACGACGTGCCCGAGCGGGTGCTGCCGCCAGCGGTCCTGGCCGCGCCGACGCCCAGCCCGGAGCAGGCGTACCGGGAACTCGTCGAGATCGCGGCCCGGTCGCTGGGCGTCGCTTCCGAACCCGAGCTGCGGGACTACTTCCGGCTGCCGGCGGCAGCGGTTCGCCCGGTCGTGGCCGACCTGGTCGCCGAAGGGGCGCTCCGGCCGGTCCGGGTGCAGCACTGGCGCCAGCCGGCCTACCTGCACGCGTCCGCGCGGTTGCCGCGCTGGATCCGGGCCAACACGCTGGTCAGCCCCTTCGACCCACTGGTGTGGGAGCGGGCCCGCACCGAGCGGCTGTTCGGCCTGCGGTACCGCATCGAGATCTACGTCCCGGCACCCCAGCGGGTGTACGGCTACTACGTGCTGCCGTTCCTGCAAGGTGATCAGTTGACCGCGCTGGTCGATCTCAAGGCCGACCGCCAGGCGGGGGTGTTGCGGGTCCCGGCGGTCTGGGCAGCGCCGGACGGTGCCGCCGATCCGGGGCGGACCGCGTCGGCGTTGGCGCAGGAGCTGATCCGGCTGGCGGGCTGGCTGGGCCTGTCCGGGGTGGCCGTCCCGGTCGCCGGCGACCTCGCCGGGCCGGTCGCTGCGGCGCTCACCGTGCACGGCTAG
- the dapA gene encoding 4-hydroxy-tetrahydrodipicolinate synthase: MTQHHLADPGAGAPGPFGRLLTAMVTPMTSDGSLDLDGAARLASYLVDDQANDALVISGTTGESPTTTDAEKERLLRVVVEAVGDRAQVVAGVGTNDTRHTIELAVAAEKAGAHGLLVVTPYYNKPPQAGLIRHFTAVADASGLPVMAYDIPHRTGVALATETLVRLAEHPRVVAVKDAKGDLVATSWVTSRTDLAFYSGDDALTLPMLAIGAVGLVGTSTHLTGAATKRMIEAYAAGDTATAVALHRKLLPLFTGIFRCPGTILVKAALAVRGLPAGPVRSPLVAATDAELDQLRIDCADAGLELR; the protein is encoded by the coding sequence ATGACGCAGCACCACCTCGCCGACCCCGGCGCCGGGGCGCCGGGCCCGTTCGGGCGGCTTCTCACCGCCATGGTCACCCCGATGACCAGCGACGGATCGCTCGACCTCGACGGTGCCGCCCGGCTGGCCAGCTACCTGGTCGACGACCAGGCCAACGACGCGCTGGTGATCAGCGGCACCACCGGCGAGTCGCCGACCACGACGGACGCGGAGAAGGAACGACTGCTCCGCGTGGTGGTGGAAGCGGTCGGCGACCGCGCGCAGGTGGTTGCCGGTGTCGGCACCAACGACACCCGACACACCATCGAGTTGGCGGTCGCCGCCGAGAAGGCCGGCGCCCACGGGCTGCTGGTGGTGACGCCCTACTACAACAAGCCGCCACAGGCCGGGCTGATCCGTCACTTCACCGCCGTGGCGGACGCCAGCGGACTACCTGTCATGGCGTACGACATCCCGCACCGCACCGGTGTGGCGCTGGCGACCGAGACACTGGTCCGGCTGGCCGAGCACCCCCGCGTCGTCGCGGTCAAGGACGCCAAGGGCGACCTGGTCGCCACCTCCTGGGTGACCAGCCGGACCGACCTTGCCTTCTACAGTGGTGACGACGCGCTCACTCTGCCTATGCTGGCGATCGGCGCGGTCGGTCTGGTCGGCACCTCCACCCACCTGACCGGCGCGGCGACCAAGCGGATGATCGAGGCCTATGCCGCCGGCGACACGGCGACGGCGGTGGCCCTGCATCGCAAGCTGCTACCGCTGTTCACCGGGATCTTCCGCTGCCCGGGCACGATCCTGGTCAAGGCCGCGCTCGCCGTACGCGGCCTGCCCGCCGGCCCGGTCCGGTCGCCGCTGGTCGCCGCCACCGACGCCGAACTGGACCAGCTGCGTATCGACTGCGCCGACGCCGGACTGGAGCTGCGATGA
- a CDS encoding VOC family protein, with product MNVTACAVSLNVDDVAASSGFLVTHFGFHEVMSADGFASLTRDDIGMNVIFLRRGLPTLPADQRDDHAQGLILAFEVTDLDGELARLRAEGVPITMPLTVEEWGERAFQVRDPNGVVVQLVDWVTAPATGTSAETGTPTETGTPTETGRPAETPDEARPQT from the coding sequence ATGAACGTGACCGCGTGTGCGGTGTCACTGAACGTCGACGACGTCGCCGCTTCCAGCGGCTTCCTGGTCACACACTTCGGCTTCCACGAAGTGATGTCGGCCGACGGCTTCGCGTCGCTCACCCGCGACGACATCGGCATGAACGTGATCTTCCTCCGGCGAGGGCTGCCGACCCTGCCGGCGGACCAGCGTGACGACCACGCCCAGGGACTGATCCTCGCCTTCGAGGTCACCGACCTCGACGGCGAACTGGCCCGGCTGCGGGCCGAAGGAGTGCCGATCACCATGCCGCTGACCGTCGAGGAATGGGGCGAGCGGGCGTTCCAGGTACGCGATCCCAACGGCGTCGTCGTGCAACTGGTCGACTGGGTCACTGCACCGGCGACCGGCACGTCAGCCGAAACCGGCACGCCAACGGAAACCGGCACGCCAACGGAAACCGGCAGGCCAGCGGAAACGCCGGACGAGGCCCGGCCGCAGACGTAG
- a CDS encoding YbjN domain-containing protein: MTPDELTHALEEATDLPDGDGKIAELERIIVHADAAGEVRTGFDARMALIETFNHHTERWRMLPAFGWCLNTFDRHPELFEPWDAELLRWYHKWAVATLRSTPRVGLAHTQAALDDMQRRFQASGQSLQAVYNLRCKIADHIGDIEQARHWLDRWRTAPRDENSDCAGCDPSRQAELLAGWGEWEEASTIVEPVLNGALGCTEQPEKALVTVITPYLRLGRYAEAAQAHVRAYRRHRYEREAFPYLAEHLRFCALTGHLDRGLDILAEHLEWLDRPYDDASAMEFAAAGALVCRLAAEAGGGERTIHRPEYGDRPAADVTVAVLGADLAATARESAARFDTRNGTGHQSARIDAWLTAVPLTDGVELPPDEPDRDPYASVELPADGMLDLVAPLTLEGITAALNERGDRYFVDDDGVVGGKWGQAVIQFERLGEQREILHARVMAQRRLPVDRLTEAYQFCNAWNHDRLLPKVYVHDNGDGELILAGDVSTDLEHGVSGAQLAALVNATIATGASFGDAVAGLP, encoded by the coding sequence ATGACCCCCGACGAGCTGACCCACGCGCTGGAGGAGGCGACCGACCTCCCCGATGGCGACGGCAAGATCGCCGAACTGGAGCGAATCATCGTCCACGCCGACGCGGCGGGCGAGGTCCGGACCGGCTTCGACGCCCGGATGGCGCTGATCGAGACGTTCAACCACCACACTGAACGGTGGCGGATGCTGCCGGCGTTCGGCTGGTGCCTGAACACCTTCGACCGCCACCCGGAGCTTTTCGAACCGTGGGACGCCGAGCTGTTGCGCTGGTATCACAAGTGGGCGGTGGCCACGCTGCGGAGCACCCCACGGGTAGGGCTCGCACACACCCAGGCCGCGCTCGACGACATGCAGCGCCGGTTCCAGGCAAGCGGGCAGAGCCTGCAGGCCGTCTACAACCTGCGCTGCAAGATCGCCGATCACATCGGGGACATCGAGCAGGCCCGGCACTGGCTGGACCGCTGGCGGACCGCCCCCCGGGACGAGAACAGCGACTGCGCCGGCTGCGACCCGTCCCGTCAGGCCGAACTGCTCGCCGGGTGGGGCGAGTGGGAGGAGGCGTCGACCATCGTCGAGCCGGTGCTCAACGGCGCGCTGGGCTGCACCGAGCAGCCGGAGAAGGCGCTGGTGACGGTCATCACGCCGTACCTGCGGCTGGGCCGGTACGCCGAGGCCGCCCAGGCACACGTGCGGGCCTACCGGCGGCACCGGTACGAGCGGGAAGCTTTCCCGTACCTGGCCGAGCACCTGCGGTTCTGTGCGCTGACCGGGCACCTCGACCGGGGGCTGGACATCCTCGCCGAGCATCTGGAGTGGCTCGACCGGCCCTACGACGACGCCTCGGCGATGGAGTTCGCGGCGGCCGGGGCGCTGGTCTGCCGGCTGGCCGCCGAAGCCGGCGGCGGCGAGCGCACCATCCACCGTCCGGAGTACGGGGACCGGCCCGCCGCCGACGTCACCGTGGCCGTACTCGGCGCCGACCTGGCCGCCACGGCGCGGGAGTCGGCCGCCCGCTTCGACACCCGTAACGGCACCGGCCACCAGTCGGCCCGGATCGACGCCTGGCTGACGGCCGTACCGCTGACCGACGGCGTCGAACTGCCCCCGGACGAGCCGGACCGCGACCCGTACGCCAGCGTGGAACTGCCGGCCGACGGCATGCTCGACCTGGTCGCGCCACTGACCCTGGAGGGGATCACCGCCGCCCTCAACGAACGCGGTGACCGCTACTTCGTCGACGACGACGGGGTGGTCGGCGGCAAGTGGGGTCAGGCGGTCATCCAGTTCGAGCGGCTCGGCGAGCAGCGCGAGATCCTGCACGCCCGGGTGATGGCGCAGCGGCGGTTGCCGGTGGACCGGCTGACCGAGGCGTACCAGTTCTGCAACGCGTGGAACCACGACCGGCTGCTGCCGAAGGTCTACGTTCACGACAACGGCGACGGTGAACTGATCCTCGCCGGGGACGTCAGCACCGACCTGGAACACGGGGTCAGCGGCGCGCAACTCGCCGCGCTGGTCAATGCGACGATCGCCACCGGAGCGAGCTTCGGGGATGCCGTCGCCGGGCTGCCCTGA
- a CDS encoding DUF2752 domain-containing protein, whose protein sequence is MVSTDSGADGRTTIEGSTVSSPDPGPDRHQHTESHPAHDPYLSTPPQAYPPVAEPDRLTRMVNRLWAKSPVWLAPLAVLGCIGAAAGYTVLTDPTTSTAEAAPTCLLKLTTGLDCPGCGGTRAAWYLLNGDLGAAARHHLLFVFAVPFLLYIYVAWAGQHMFRWRLPQLRITPRVVGWSLGIWMAFSVLRNLPWAPFSWFYV, encoded by the coding sequence ATGGTGAGCACCGACAGCGGGGCCGATGGTCGTACCACGATCGAAGGCTCGACGGTGTCGTCGCCGGATCCTGGGCCCGACCGGCACCAGCACACCGAGTCGCATCCCGCCCACGACCCGTACCTGTCGACGCCGCCGCAGGCGTACCCGCCGGTCGCCGAACCGGATCGGCTGACGAGGATGGTCAACCGGCTCTGGGCGAAGTCGCCGGTGTGGTTGGCACCGTTGGCGGTGCTGGGCTGTATCGGTGCCGCCGCTGGCTACACAGTGCTCACCGATCCCACCACCAGCACCGCCGAGGCCGCGCCGACCTGCCTACTCAAGTTGACCACCGGGCTGGACTGCCCGGGGTGCGGCGGCACGCGCGCCGCCTGGTACCTGCTCAACGGTGACCTGGGCGCGGCGGCACGTCACCACCTGCTCTTCGTTTTCGCGGTGCCGTTCCTGCTCTACATCTATGTGGCCTGGGCAGGTCAACACATGTTCCGTTGGCGGTTGCCCCAGCTGCGGATCACCCCCCGGGTGGTGGGGTGGTCGCTGGGCATCTGGATGGCCTTCTCGGTGCTGCGTAACCTGCCCTGGGCTCCGTTCAGCTGGTTTTACGTCTGA
- a CDS encoding ribonuclease J, producing the protein MSQAHAEMDLPPELPPGGLRIIPLGGLGAIGRNMTVFEFDGKLLIVDCGVLFPDVEQPGVDLILPDFTPILDRLADVQAIVLTHGHEDHIGAVPYLLAHKPDIPLVGSQFTLALVEAKLAERRIEPYTLTVREGQRERIGPFECEFFAVNHSIPDAMAVAIRTAAGLVLHTGDFKMDQLPLDGRITDLAGFARLGAEGVDLLLSDSTNAEIPGFVTPERDIGPVLDSIFGKARGRIIVASFASHVHRVQQVLDSAYEYDRKVALIGRSMVRNMGIARDLGLLRIPGGLVVGLDEATTLPPDRIVLMSTGSQGEPMSALGRMATGDHRHITVEPGDTVVLASSLVPGNETSVYRVINKLSRAGATVIHKDVAKVHVSGHAPAGELLYLLNVVRPSNLLPVHGEWRHLRAHARLGIESGLDPQRVVLCEDGDVVDLVDGHAQLVGHVRSRYVYVDGLAVGDVGESLLTERRILGDGGFIAATVVVDSVTGKVVGGPAISAKGFSEDPEAFNAVTPLITEALGRAAADGITDPHQLQQIVRRVVGRWVNDAYRRRPMIVPTVVEV; encoded by the coding sequence ATGAGTCAGGCCCACGCCGAAATGGACCTCCCACCGGAGCTGCCGCCGGGCGGCCTGCGGATCATTCCGCTCGGTGGCCTCGGTGCCATCGGGCGCAATATGACGGTCTTCGAGTTCGACGGCAAGTTGCTGATCGTCGATTGTGGTGTTCTCTTTCCCGACGTCGAGCAGCCCGGGGTCGACCTGATCCTGCCGGACTTCACCCCCATTCTGGACCGGCTGGCCGATGTCCAGGCGATCGTGCTGACCCACGGCCACGAGGATCACATCGGAGCCGTGCCGTACCTGCTCGCCCACAAGCCGGACATCCCGCTGGTGGGTTCGCAGTTCACCCTCGCGCTGGTCGAGGCGAAGCTGGCCGAGCGGCGGATCGAGCCCTACACCCTGACCGTACGGGAAGGCCAGCGGGAACGGATCGGACCGTTCGAGTGCGAATTCTTCGCGGTCAACCATTCCATCCCGGACGCGATGGCGGTCGCCATCCGGACCGCAGCCGGTCTGGTCCTGCACACCGGTGATTTCAAGATGGACCAGTTGCCGCTGGACGGGCGGATCACCGACCTGGCCGGCTTCGCCCGGCTCGGCGCCGAAGGCGTCGACCTACTGCTGTCGGACTCGACCAACGCCGAGATCCCGGGCTTCGTCACCCCGGAGCGTGACATCGGTCCGGTGCTCGACTCGATCTTCGGCAAGGCCAGAGGCCGGATCATCGTGGCGAGTTTCGCCTCGCACGTGCACCGGGTGCAGCAGGTGCTGGACTCCGCGTACGAGTACGACCGCAAGGTGGCCCTGATCGGCCGCTCGATGGTCCGCAACATGGGCATCGCCCGGGATTTGGGTCTGCTGCGTATCCCGGGCGGGCTGGTGGTCGGGCTCGACGAGGCCACCACCCTGCCGCCGGACCGGATCGTGCTGATGTCCACCGGTTCACAGGGCGAGCCGATGAGCGCGCTGGGGCGGATGGCGACCGGCGACCACCGGCACATCACGGTCGAACCCGGTGACACCGTGGTCCTGGCCAGCTCGCTGGTGCCCGGCAACGAGACTTCCGTCTACCGGGTGATCAACAAGCTGTCCCGGGCCGGCGCCACCGTCATCCACAAGGACGTGGCCAAGGTGCACGTCTCCGGGCACGCGCCCGCCGGTGAGCTGCTCTACCTGCTCAACGTGGTCCGGCCGAGCAACCTGCTGCCGGTGCACGGGGAGTGGCGGCACCTGCGCGCCCACGCCCGACTGGGCATCGAGTCGGGCCTCGACCCGCAGCGCGTGGTGCTCTGCGAGGACGGCGACGTGGTCGATCTGGTCGACGGCCACGCCCAGCTCGTCGGGCACGTGCGGAGTCGCTACGTCTACGTCGACGGGTTGGCCGTCGGCGACGTCGGCGAGTCGCTGCTGACCGAGCGGCGGATCCTCGGCGACGGCGGGTTCATCGCCGCCACCGTCGTGGTCGACTCGGTGACCGGCAAGGTGGTCGGTGGCCCGGCCATCTCGGCCAAGGGCTTCTCCGAGGATCCGGAGGCGTTCAACGCCGTCACACCGTTGATCACCGAGGCGCTCGGTCGGGCCGCCGCCGACGGGATCACCGATCCGCATCAGCTCCAGCAGATCGTCCGTCGGGTGGTCGGGCGGTGGGTCAACGACGCGTACCGGCGCCGGCCGATGATCGTCCCGACCGTGGTGGAGGTCTGA